A stretch of the Capricornis sumatraensis isolate serow.1 chromosome 19, serow.2, whole genome shotgun sequence genome encodes the following:
- the CCDC197 gene encoding uncharacterized protein CCDC197 encodes MPAARDAGQEAGPSDSGNKDRDLQVLFQELFQLQAKERKLKREVEKHKLFEDYLIKVLEKIPKGYNQGEEPEETPVAAMVEHYGKLFAVSQDIQKRLEAFFEMNQAVHRSLESLEEDHRALIPRLRIRLCQLQRRCHRKQEQWQQLKHGVTHQKDMGSCEVGSKEASADDSEDLKCGTLELPRNQLLNYVQVAINDMAQHCCSAHAVPRGMGLFSKLDLIQEFMLDKMETVRFVSLLMGPTVCWTANNPKDQGLRSYPRPFRKHSASEDSTPRSLFPSTQTSECFSLC; translated from the exons ATGCCGGCGGCCAGGGATGCAGGCCAGGAGGCTGGCCCGAGTGATTCCGGCAACAAGGACAGGGACCTGCAGGTGCTGTTCCAGGAACTGTTCCAACTGCAGGCCAA GGAGAGGAAGCTGAAGAGGGAGGTGGAGAAGCACAAGCTTTTTGAAGACTATCTGATCAAGGTCCTTGAGAAAATCCCCAAGG GCTACAACCAAGGGGAGGAGCCGGAGGAAACCCCGGTGGCAGCCATGGTGGAGCACTACGGGAAGCTCTTCGCAGTCAGCCAGGACATCCAGAAGCGTCTTGAGGCCTTCTTCGAGATGAACCAGGCCGTCCACAGGAGTCTGGAGTCTCTAGAGGAGGATCATAGGGCTCTGATCCCG CGCCTCAGGATTCGGCTGTGCCAGCTGCAGAGGAGGTGTCACCGCAAGCAGGAGCAGTGGCAGCAGCTGAAACACGGGGTCACCCACCAGAAAGACATGGGCAGCTGTGAG GTGGGAAGCAAGGAAGCCTCAGCTGATGACTCTGAAGACCTGAAGTGTGGGACTCTGGAGCTGCCCCGA AACCAGCTGCTCAACTACGTGCAAGTGGCCATCAATGATATGGCCCAGCACTGCTGCTCTGCCCACGCTGTGCCCAGGGGCATGGGCCTCTTCTCCAAGCTTGACCTGATCCAG gaATTCATGTTGGACAAAATGGAGACTGTGAGATTCGTCTCACTGCTCATGGGACCCACTGTGTGCTGGACAGCAAACAACCCCAAGGACCAGGGCCTCAGAAGCTACCCCAGGCCCTTCAGGAAACATTCAGCGAGTGAAGACTCAACCCCCAGGAGCCTCTTCCCCAGCACCCAGACCTCAGAGTGCTTCAGCCTATGCTGA